The following coding sequences lie in one Negativicoccus succinicivorans genomic window:
- a CDS encoding GerMN domain-containing protein yields the protein MTNKGLYFLEKRWPICALLLCMVLMIAGCAPSAPSTKTMGASQPQQVATTERTLVTYIPSKDAEHLVPVKINVPSDQYTPNRAVEEMLIADRKLEYPIWPKDAEVKKVEVNQNKKLATVDLNQAVKNNQGGSLGEILMVYETVNTLTNFPEIERVQFTMEGEPIESITGHLDLTKPLERDEQLIENK from the coding sequence ATGACAAATAAAGGCTTGTATTTTTTAGAAAAGAGATGGCCGATCTGCGCATTGCTGCTGTGCATGGTTTTGATGATCGCCGGCTGCGCGCCTTCGGCACCATCGACAAAGACAATGGGCGCAAGTCAACCGCAGCAGGTGGCGACAACCGAAAGGACGCTGGTCACCTATATTCCCAGTAAAGATGCAGAGCATCTTGTGCCGGTAAAGATAAATGTGCCGTCAGATCAGTACACGCCGAACCGGGCGGTAGAAGAAATGTTGATCGCAGACCGCAAGCTGGAATATCCGATTTGGCCGAAAGACGCTGAGGTCAAAAAAGTCGAGGTCAATCAAAACAAGAAACTTGCTACCGTAGATCTCAATCAGGCTGTCAAAAATAACCAGGGCGGTTCTTTAGGAGAAATTTTGATGGTGTATGAAACGGTTAATACCTTGACAAATTTTCCGGAGATTGAACGTGTGCAGTTCACGATGGAAGGCGAGCCGATCGAATCCATCACGGGTCACTTGGATTT